One region of Bacteroidota bacterium genomic DNA includes:
- a CDS encoding sodium-translocating pyrophosphatase, which translates to MENFIYVIPVLGLIGLLFMFVKSAWVVKQDAGDSKMQGIASAIAEGAMAFLKSEYRILAIYMVLAGTGLGILSQIVPDSHILIVVSFVLGCFFSAIAGFSGMRIATKANVRTTQAARTSLAKALKVSFNGGLVMGLGVAGLAVLGLSLLFIFLFQFFMGGHMDGYQHMTRVLEVLAGFSVGAESIALFARVGGGIYTKAADVGADLVGKVEAGIPEDDPRNPATIADNVGDNVGDVAGMGADLFGSYVATVLASMVLGNYIIRDMGGIDDAFGGIGPILLPLAIAGFGVIASIFGSFLVNVKDTDKANTDSVQKALNRGNWFSILLALVASYFLIQMMLPATITMSIFHAGQFSDLTTSSMNVFWAVCIGMFVGAAISYITEYFTGLGKRPVMSIVQKSATGAATNIIAGLGTGMMSTALPVILFAGAIWGAYTLAGFYGVGIAASAMMATTAMQLAIDAFGPIADNAGGIAEMSELPAEVREKTDILDSVGNTTAAIGKGFAIASAALTALALFAAYVTLTGIQGINIFDAKVLAALFIGGMVPVVFSALAMNSVGKAAMDMVNEVRRQFREIPGIMEGTGKPDYSRCVEISTKAALREMILPGIITIVTPIIIGLVMGAEALGAYMAGVTVSGVLWAIFQNNAGGAWDNAKKSFEKGVEINGETYYKKSEPHKAAVVGDTVGDPFKDTSGPSMNILIKLSSLVGLTIAPLIALHPGDAEGGMMGKDCCKGGENMECMMGAGMGCTMDSAGNCLVDSATCAQWMAEGKCDSADCIKMENGMCTIRHEAGMKCSGMGMGHCQMGGGHDCAKGCDHACMEQCKMKGMDCKGDGACSEACMKACKEKGIECGNGKACPSMGSSCCKMQEANHDCSMGCSKECMEKCKANGMNCEGKEKECCKK; encoded by the coding sequence ATGGAAAATTTCATTTATGTAATACCGGTATTGGGCCTCATCGGGTTGCTGTTCATGTTTGTGAAATCAGCATGGGTTGTAAAACAAGATGCCGGTGATTCAAAAATGCAAGGCATTGCATCAGCAATCGCTGAAGGCGCAATGGCCTTTTTAAAATCAGAATACAGAATCCTGGCCATTTACATGGTGTTGGCAGGAACCGGCCTGGGCATCCTTTCTCAGATTGTACCTGATTCACATATACTAATCGTTGTATCCTTTGTATTGGGTTGCTTTTTCAGCGCGATTGCAGGATTCAGCGGGATGCGTATCGCAACGAAAGCGAATGTGCGCACAACACAAGCTGCGCGTACTTCACTCGCAAAAGCACTAAAGGTTTCTTTCAATGGAGGTCTGGTGATGGGACTTGGTGTTGCTGGTCTCGCAGTATTAGGTCTGAGCCTTTTGTTCATTTTCCTTTTCCAGTTTTTCATGGGAGGACATATGGATGGCTACCAGCATATGACAAGAGTATTGGAAGTACTGGCAGGATTTTCTGTAGGAGCTGAATCCATCGCGTTGTTTGCGCGTGTGGGCGGTGGTATCTACACAAAAGCTGCTGACGTGGGTGCTGATCTTGTTGGTAAAGTTGAAGCAGGTATTCCTGAAGATGATCCACGTAATCCTGCCACTATCGCCGATAACGTTGGCGATAACGTTGGTGATGTTGCCGGGATGGGCGCCGATTTATTCGGTTCATATGTCGCGACTGTACTCGCATCCATGGTATTGGGTAATTATATCATTCGTGATATGGGTGGAATTGATGATGCATTTGGTGGCATCGGTCCGATTTTGCTGCCTCTTGCAATTGCAGGTTTTGGAGTGATCGCTTCAATATTCGGTTCATTCCTTGTAAATGTAAAAGACACTGATAAGGCGAATACTGATTCCGTTCAAAAAGCGTTGAACCGTGGTAACTGGTTTTCAATTTTGCTTGCTCTTGTAGCATCTTATTTCCTCATTCAGATGATGCTTCCTGCAACAATTACAATGAGTATTTTCCATGCAGGACAATTCAGCGATCTTACTACTTCTTCAATGAATGTATTCTGGGCAGTATGTATCGGGATGTTTGTTGGAGCAGCCATTTCTTATATCACAGAATATTTCACCGGACTTGGTAAAAGACCGGTTATGTCTATCGTTCAAAAATCAGCAACCGGTGCCGCCACCAATATCATTGCAGGTCTTGGCACAGGAATGATGTCAACTGCATTACCGGTAATTTTATTCGCCGGTGCTATCTGGGGTGCTTATACACTTGCAGGTTTCTATGGTGTAGGTATCGCGGCTTCTGCGATGATGGCGACAACAGCTATGCAACTTGCGATTGATGCTTTCGGACCGATCGCTGACAACGCTGGTGGTATCGCAGAGATGAGTGAACTACCTGCAGAAGTACGTGAGAAAACAGATATCCTCGATTCAGTTGGAAATACAACAGCAGCCATTGGTAAAGGATTTGCAATTGCATCCGCGGCACTTACTGCGCTTGCATTATTTGCAGCATATGTCACTCTTACCGGAATTCAGGGAATCAACATTTTCGACGCGAAAGTTCTGGCAGCTTTGTTTATCGGTGGAATGGTTCCGGTTGTGTTCTCCGCGCTTGCAATGAATTCCGTTGGTAAAGCGGCCATGGATATGGTGAATGAAGTTCGTCGCCAGTTCCGCGAAATTCCTGGAATCATGGAAGGAACAGGAAAACCGGACTACAGCCGTTGTGTTGAGATTTCTACGAAAGCTGCATTGCGTGAAATGATTCTTCCGGGTATCATTACGATTGTCACTCCAATCATCATCGGTTTGGTGATGGGCGCTGAAGCACTTGGTGCTTACATGGCAGGTGTCACAGTGAGTGGTGTGCTTTGGGCAATTTTCCAGAACAATGCCGGTGGTGCTTGGGACAACGCTAAAAAATCTTTTGAAAAAGGTGTTGAAATCAATGGTGAAACATATTACAAAAAATCAGAACCTCACAAAGCCGCTGTTGTTGGAGATACTGTTGGTGATCCGTTCAAAGACACTTCAGGTCCATCCATGAATATCCTTATTAAATTATCTTCTCTTGTAGGTCTTACCATTGCTCCGTTGATTGCATTGCATCCCGGAGATGCAGAGGGTGGCATGATGGGAAAAGACTGTTGCAAAGGCGGTGAGAATATGGAATGCATGATGGGTGCAGGCATGGGCTGTACGATGGATTCTGCAGGCAATTGCCTTGTTGATTCCGCTACCTGCGCTCAATGGATGGCTGAAGGCAAATGTGACAGCGCGGATTGCATCAAGATGGAAAATGGTATGTGTACCATTCGTCACGAAGCCGGCATGAAATGTTCCGGAATGGGAATGGGTCATTGCCAGATGGGCGGTGGACACGATTGCGCAAAAGGCTGTGATCATGCCTGTATGGAACAGTGCAAAATGAAAGGCATGGATTGCAAAGGAGATGGAGCATGTTCAGAAGCCTGCATGAAAGCCTGTAAAGAAAAAGGCATTGAATGTGGAAACGGAAAAGCGTGTCCATCAATGGGCAGTTCCTGCTGCAAAATGCAAGAAGCAAATCACGATTGTTCTATGGGCTGTTCCAAAGAATGCATGGAGAAATGCAAAGCCAATGGAATGAATTGCGAAGGGAAAGAGAAAGAATGCTGTAAGAAATAA
- a CDS encoding T9SS type A sorting domain-containing protein yields MRKIYLAILLAFLFTISKAQTFTGTGGVIHDYSGVAVSQYFPCIVSGLPNSIDSVTFGLERICIDITHTYDRDLQIELMSPDSFVVMLSNRNGDGGDNFTNTCFRGHSANALLSDLGNLPPYTGEFDPDGDLALYNNGRDPNGTWYLVVTDLAGADSGDVNTFSLTFGNSPTTHSIMPCSVQDATRCQCPDGTQDCDLIPDMTASAQAILDGSYEATDTLYVNNATPNIGWGPLEIHGINTCYCDTTLVPCNTPVCPNGQPPKQLVEQTIYHKTNGTLTSFNRPAGTMTYHPQHGHIHLDGWAEYTLRQPMIGKQPYEWPVVGTGNKQSYCLVNLGTCTNGNGYCVDTTGNILGRDSFPNYGLGTVTGCTTDQGIYVGYLDIYSAALYGQWITLDSVCNGDYYVVSFTDPNNWILEMNDSNNWAAVPWTLTQQLNLPFPTVNFTYSSNANTVTFTNTSTDFDSLVWDFGDGDSSTLENPVHIYASTGTYDVILTAYNRCGFHQQVQSFTLTLTGISKTETEDLFGFKIYPNPTKDVVNIDFNLSEKSSVKIEVMDALGRVILQPENNVLNMGSHHYQLNFNELNLNKGIYFISLLSPDKAIRKRVSFIK; encoded by the coding sequence ATGCGAAAAATTTACCTGGCAATCTTGCTTGCCTTTCTCTTTACTATATCGAAGGCTCAAACGTTTACCGGTACAGGTGGTGTGATCCATGATTATTCAGGTGTAGCGGTTTCACAATATTTCCCTTGTATAGTTAGTGGCCTTCCCAACAGCATTGATTCAGTTACTTTCGGTCTGGAGAGAATTTGCATCGATATCACTCATACTTATGACAGGGATTTGCAAATTGAACTGATGAGCCCGGATAGTTTCGTTGTAATGCTATCTAATCGCAATGGAGATGGTGGTGACAATTTTACCAACACATGTTTTCGTGGCCATAGTGCAAATGCATTATTGAGCGATCTCGGAAACCTTCCTCCCTACACAGGTGAATTTGATCCTGACGGTGATCTTGCATTGTACAACAACGGCAGAGATCCGAATGGTACGTGGTACCTGGTTGTAACTGATCTTGCCGGTGCCGATTCAGGTGATGTGAATACCTTTTCGCTGACTTTTGGAAACAGTCCGACCACCCACTCAATAATGCCTTGCAGTGTACAAGATGCTACACGTTGCCAATGTCCGGACGGAACACAAGATTGTGATTTGATTCCCGATATGACCGCCTCTGCTCAAGCCATACTGGATGGCTCTTATGAAGCAACAGATACTTTGTATGTAAACAATGCAACTCCGAATATTGGTTGGGGGCCTTTGGAGATTCATGGAATCAACACCTGTTATTGTGACACAACTCTTGTTCCATGCAATACTCCGGTTTGTCCGAATGGACAACCACCCAAACAGCTGGTCGAACAAACCATTTATCATAAAACAAACGGGACCCTCACATCATTCAACAGACCTGCGGGAACTATGACCTATCATCCGCAGCATGGACACATTCATTTGGATGGATGGGCCGAATACACACTAAGACAACCCATGATTGGAAAACAGCCATATGAATGGCCGGTGGTTGGAACAGGTAACAAACAAAGCTATTGCCTTGTCAACCTTGGAACATGCACAAACGGAAACGGATATTGCGTGGACACTACGGGGAATATTCTTGGACGTGACAGTTTCCCGAATTATGGTTTAGGGACTGTTACCGGATGCACAACTGACCAGGGAATTTATGTTGGTTATCTTGATATTTATTCAGCTGCTCTCTACGGACAATGGATCACACTCGACAGTGTTTGCAATGGTGATTATTACGTTGTCTCATTTACAGATCCGAACAACTGGATTCTTGAAATGAACGACAGCAATAACTGGGCAGCAGTTCCATGGACTCTCACGCAACAGTTGAATCTCCCCTTCCCTACTGTAAATTTCACTTATTCTTCGAATGCAAACACCGTGACCTTTACGAATACTTCAACTGATTTCGATTCATTGGTTTGGGATTTTGGTGATGGAGATTCAAGTACTCTGGAGAATCCTGTACATATCTATGCTTCAACTGGAACTTACGATGTTATTCTCACTGCGTACAATCGTTGTGGATTCCATCAACAAGTGCAAAGCTTTACCCTTACACTGACAGGAATTTCTAAAACTGAGACGGAAGATTTATTTGGCTTTAAAATTTACCCAAACCCGACTAAAGATGTGGTGAATATTGATTTTAATCTGTCCGAAAAATCTTCGGTAAAAATTGAAGTAATGGATGCGCTTGGCAGGGTTATTCTACAGCCTGAGAATAACGTCCTGAACATGGGAAGCCATCATTACCAGCTCAATTTCAATGAATTGAATCTCAATAAAGGGATCTATTTCATTTCTTTATTATCCCCCGATAAAGCCATCCGGAAAAGGGTATCCTTTATCAAATAA
- the typA gene encoding translational GTPase TypA: MEIRNIAIIAHVDHGKTTLVDKMLHQAKLFRDNQHTGDLILDNNDLERERGITIVAKNVSIRYKGIKINIIDTPGHADFGGEVERVLTMADGVLLLVDAFEGPMPQTRFVTQKALSLGLKPIVVINKVDKENCRPDEVHEQIFDLFFNLSATEDQLNFPTLYGSSKQGWMSTDWNHPTDNITALLDAIVEHIPPANVKVGTPQMLITSLDYSSFVGRIAIGRVTRGSMRESMPVSLVKRDGTIVKSRVKELHSFEGLGRSKQETVNAGDICAIVGLENFDIGDTIADFENPEALPTIAVDEPTMSMLFTINNSPFFGKEGKFVTSRHLRDRLYKEIEKNLALRVEDTGSPDAYNVYGRGILHLSILIETMRREGYELQVGQPQVIIKHIDGVKCEPIEMLTVNVPEQFSGSVIDQVTQRKGELLIMEPKGDVLHLEFGIPARGIIGLRNNLLTATQGEAVIAHRFKSYEPWKGEIPARINGVLLSMDKGKSTAYSIDKLQDRGRFFVEPGEEVYAGQVIGESIRPGDLVINVTRAKQLTNMRASGSDENVRITPKINFSLEEAMEYIEKDEYLEVTPKALRMRKILLDENERKRAAKN, translated from the coding sequence ATGGAAATCAGAAATATTGCGATTATTGCTCACGTTGACCATGGTAAAACAACATTGGTTGACAAGATGCTTCATCAAGCCAAATTGTTCAGGGACAATCAGCACACAGGCGACTTGATCCTTGACAACAACGACCTTGAACGTGAACGTGGAATCACTATTGTGGCCAAAAACGTTTCGATTCGTTACAAAGGGATAAAAATTAACATCATTGATACTCCTGGTCACGCCGATTTCGGAGGAGAAGTGGAACGCGTGCTCACCATGGCAGATGGCGTATTGTTGCTCGTTGATGCATTCGAAGGCCCAATGCCTCAGACGCGTTTTGTAACTCAAAAAGCGTTGAGTCTTGGTTTAAAACCAATTGTTGTAATTAATAAAGTCGACAAAGAAAATTGCCGTCCGGATGAAGTACACGAGCAGATCTTTGATTTGTTCTTCAATCTGAGCGCGACAGAAGATCAGCTTAATTTTCCAACATTGTATGGATCATCCAAACAAGGTTGGATGAGTACCGATTGGAATCATCCGACAGATAATATCACAGCTTTGCTGGATGCGATTGTTGAGCACATTCCACCTGCGAATGTAAAAGTTGGTACTCCGCAAATGCTAATCACCTCTCTTGATTATTCATCCTTTGTTGGTCGTATTGCGATTGGTCGTGTTACGCGCGGTTCCATGCGTGAAAGCATGCCGGTATCATTGGTAAAAAGAGATGGTACTATTGTTAAATCACGCGTCAAAGAACTGCACAGTTTCGAAGGACTTGGACGGAGTAAACAGGAAACAGTAAATGCAGGAGATATCTGCGCGATTGTCGGGCTTGAAAATTTTGACATTGGCGATACTATAGCGGATTTTGAAAATCCCGAAGCACTTCCGACGATTGCAGTTGATGAACCAACAATGAGTATGTTGTTTACCATTAACAACTCACCATTTTTTGGCAAAGAAGGAAAGTTTGTCACCTCTCGTCACCTTCGCGACAGATTGTATAAGGAAATTGAAAAAAATCTTGCCCTTCGTGTAGAAGATACAGGATCACCGGATGCATACAATGTCTATGGACGAGGAATTCTCCATTTGTCTATTCTCATTGAAACCATGAGAAGAGAAGGTTATGAATTACAGGTTGGACAACCTCAGGTGATCATCAAGCACATTGATGGTGTGAAATGTGAACCGATCGAAATGCTCACAGTAAATGTTCCTGAACAATTTTCAGGTTCTGTGATTGATCAGGTCACTCAACGAAAAGGTGAGTTGCTGATCATGGAACCAAAAGGAGATGTTCTTCATTTAGAGTTCGGAATTCCGGCTCGTGGAATTATCGGTCTGAGAAACAATCTTTTAACTGCTACTCAGGGAGAAGCTGTCATTGCTCACCGTTTCAAATCCTATGAACCATGGAAAGGAGAAATTCCCGCCCGTATTAACGGAGTGCTTCTTTCGATGGATAAAGGCAAATCAACAGCTTATTCCATTGATAAATTGCAAGACCGTGGTCGTTTCTTTGTAGAACCCGGTGAAGAAGTGTACGCCGGACAAGTGATTGGTGAGAGTATTCGCCCTGGCGACCTTGTCATCAATGTCACGCGGGCAAAGCAATTGACCAATATGCGTGCTTCAGGAAGTGATGAAAATGTCAGGATCACCCCTAAAATCAATTTTTCCCTTGAAGAAGCAATGGAATACATCGAGAAAGACGAGTATCTGGAGGTTACACCAAAGGCTCTGCGTATGCGAAAGATATTGTTGGACGAAAATGAACGAAAAAGAGCTGCAAAAAATTAA
- a CDS encoding methyltransferase domain-containing protein, which yields MSHFQESSYKVHQDGRKFVGKAIEAVMNKNSVDYWRHERMYSTLLPLLNSYPNASWLTVGDGNFGKDANYILSKGGNALATDLNNPSFESAQEQGFIKEFKLENAEKLSFNDGSFEFALCKEAYHHFPRPYIAIYEMLRVTSKAIVLIEPNDQDTLSLPDMTLGNGIFWFLRAFVKTIKNLFRKPVKPALDYTLFYEPAGNFIFTLNYHEMKKVAVALNFPAIAYKGFNDTYIEGTGDEMLADKGPIYRHVAKGISKRDRQVSLGSNFPTMITFIIFKTDPSNTCVESLKSSGFVFEKLPRNPVIG from the coding sequence ATGTCACACTTCCAGGAATCTAGTTATAAAGTACATCAGGATGGTCGCAAGTTTGTGGGTAAGGCTATTGAAGCCGTCATGAATAAGAACTCTGTTGATTACTGGCGACACGAGCGAATGTACAGCACCTTATTGCCATTGTTAAACAGTTACCCGAATGCATCTTGGCTGACTGTTGGCGATGGTAATTTCGGGAAGGATGCAAATTACATTCTGAGTAAGGGTGGAAATGCTTTAGCTACCGATCTGAACAATCCGTCTTTTGAATCTGCCCAGGAACAAGGGTTTATTAAGGAATTCAAGCTGGAGAATGCTGAAAAGCTGAGTTTTAATGATGGTAGTTTTGAATTTGCATTGTGTAAAGAAGCTTATCATCATTTTCCCAGACCTTATATCGCGATTTATGAGATGCTCAGAGTTACTTCTAAGGCAATTGTGCTCATAGAGCCGAATGATCAGGATACTTTATCGCTTCCCGACATGACCCTTGGAAACGGCATCTTTTGGTTCCTGAGAGCATTCGTAAAGACAATAAAAAATCTCTTTCGCAAACCGGTAAAACCCGCGCTTGATTATACCTTGTTTTATGAACCCGCGGGAAATTTTATATTCACTCTCAATTACCATGAGATGAAAAAAGTAGCGGTCGCATTAAACTTTCCTGCTATCGCCTACAAAGGATTTAATGATACTTATATCGAAGGAACAGGAGATGAAATGCTTGCGGATAAAGGCCCGATATACCGACATGTAGCCAAAGGAATCAGTAAGCGTGACAGACAAGTTAGTTTAGGATCCAATTTTCCAACCATGATCACCTTTATTATTTTTAAAACAGATCCCTCCAATACATGTGTGGAGTCCTTGAAGTCGAGCGGGTTTGTTTTTGAAAAATTGCCACGTAATCCTGTCATTGGCTGA
- a CDS encoding DUF4159 domain-containing protein: MKRLLLLLFILSGISSNASDPSFKIGLLKYNGGGDWYANLETSLPNLIQFCNQNLGTNIQTEQAIVEAGSPELFDYPLVHMTGHGNWVLSNAEADNLRKYLIGGGFLHIDDNFGIDPYVRPQMKKVFPELDFVELPFSHPIYHQKYEFPEGLPKIHEHDGKPAQGFGLIYEGRLVCFYSYECDLGDGWEDYDVHKDSPELHQKALRMGANLLQYVFNQP; this comes from the coding sequence ATGAAAAGATTACTCCTTCTTCTGTTTATTCTCTCCGGCATTTCATCAAATGCAAGCGATCCTTCTTTTAAAATTGGTCTGCTTAAATACAATGGAGGTGGTGACTGGTATGCAAACCTCGAAACGTCTCTTCCCAATCTCATTCAATTTTGTAATCAGAATTTGGGAACGAACATCCAAACTGAGCAGGCAATTGTCGAAGCGGGAAGTCCTGAATTATTTGATTACCCATTAGTACACATGACCGGTCACGGCAATTGGGTACTTTCAAATGCTGAAGCCGACAATTTGAGAAAATATCTTATTGGCGGAGGGTTTCTTCACATCGATGACAATTTTGGAATTGATCCTTATGTCAGGCCACAAATGAAAAAAGTTTTTCCTGAATTGGATTTTGTTGAGCTTCCATTTTCGCATCCGATCTATCACCAGAAGTATGAATTCCCTGAAGGCTTGCCAAAAATTCACGAACACGATGGAAAACCTGCTCAGGGTTTCGGACTGATCTACGAAGGCCGCCTTGTATGTTTTTATTCATACGAATGTGACCTCGGTGATGGTTGGGAAGATTATGATGTACATAAAGACTCACCCGAGTTGCACCAGAAAGCTCTGAGAATGGGAGCTAATCTTCTGCAATATGTATTTAATCAACCTTGA
- a CDS encoding 16S rRNA (uracil(1498)-N(3))-methyltransferase: MELFFTSNIDPVASFTLPEDESKHLIKVLRYGSGDKIALTDGSGKFYTAEIENTDPRHCQVKVTGIYGKQADRTYHLHIAIAPPKNNERFEWFLEKTTEIGIDEITPLNCRRSERKELKPDRMNKILISALKQSWNGKLPILHPMTDFKKFMENQANGSRFICTMDADQSLADVYIPGKDALILIGPEGDFHEEEIELAKKSGFIPVSLGNSRLRTETAGLMASAVLATMNAVTK; the protein is encoded by the coding sequence ATGGAATTATTTTTTACCAGCAACATTGATCCAGTTGCATCATTCACTCTTCCTGAAGATGAATCCAAACATCTCATTAAAGTGCTACGTTATGGCTCAGGCGACAAAATTGCCCTCACTGACGGATCGGGAAAATTCTACACGGCCGAAATTGAAAACACAGACCCAAGGCATTGCCAGGTAAAAGTGACAGGAATTTATGGCAAACAAGCGGATCGAACTTATCATCTGCACATTGCCATAGCGCCTCCAAAAAACAATGAACGTTTCGAGTGGTTTCTTGAAAAGACAACTGAAATTGGAATTGATGAAATAACACCTTTGAATTGCCGACGTTCGGAAAGAAAAGAATTGAAGCCGGACAGAATGAATAAAATTCTGATTTCAGCGTTAAAACAATCGTGGAACGGCAAACTTCCAATTCTGCATCCAATGACCGATTTTAAAAAGTTCATGGAAAATCAAGCCAATGGATCACGATTCATCTGTACTATGGACGCAGATCAATCCCTTGCGGATGTTTATATACCAGGGAAAGATGCATTGATACTCATCGGGCCTGAAGGTGACTTCCATGAAGAGGAAATCGAACTTGCAAAAAAATCAGGATTTATTCCTGTATCTTTGGGTAATTCACGTTTGCGAACTGAAACTGCCGGACTCATGGCATCTGCTGTACTGGCAACAATGAATGCCGTTACAAAATAA
- the pckA gene encoding phosphoenolpyruvate carboxykinase (ATP), producing MNEFGLKAKDATIADLGLKHFSDAYWNLSPAELVEETIIRGEGMLTDTGALAVDTGKFTGRSPKDKFIVCDEKTEKAVWWGDINIKFDPEKFDRLYEKVTAYFQSKTLYVRDAYACADPKYRLNIRVVTESPWQNLFANNLFLRPTNEEILKTTKAEWTILCAPGFHADPKLDGTRQSNFAIVNFAKKIILIGGTGYTGEIKKGIFSVLNFVLPHEKNVLSMHCSANIGPTGDTAIFFGLSGTGKTTLSADPNRGLIGDDEHGWAENTVFNFEGGCYAKCVNLTKEKEPQIFNAIRFGALVENIEFYEGTTKVDYENISKTENTRVAYPIDHIENAVEPSIAGIPKNIFFLTCDAFGVLPPISKLDAGQAMYHFISGYTAKVAGTEVGITEPTTTFSACFGKAFLPLHPTKYAELLGEKLKKHKVNVWLVNTGWSGGSYGVGSRMKLSFTRAMISAALNGELDNVQFETMPVFGLAMPKTCPGVPNEILNPRNTWNDKNEFDAKAQTLAASFVKNFAQYAEYANEEILNAAPKLVVNA from the coding sequence ATGAATGAATTCGGATTAAAAGCGAAGGATGCAACCATCGCTGATCTGGGCTTGAAGCATTTTTCTGATGCTTACTGGAATTTAAGTCCTGCAGAATTGGTTGAAGAAACAATTATCCGCGGTGAAGGTATGCTCACCGATACCGGAGCACTTGCTGTTGACACCGGAAAATTTACCGGGCGTTCACCAAAAGATAAATTTATCGTATGCGATGAAAAAACAGAAAAAGCAGTTTGGTGGGGCGATATCAATATAAAATTCGATCCTGAAAAATTTGACAGACTCTACGAAAAAGTCACTGCTTATTTCCAGAGTAAAACACTTTACGTGCGTGATGCTTATGCTTGTGCTGACCCAAAATACAGACTGAACATTCGTGTTGTCACCGAGTCACCATGGCAAAATTTGTTTGCGAATAATCTCTTCCTTCGTCCTACGAATGAAGAAATTTTGAAAACAACAAAAGCGGAATGGACAATCTTATGTGCACCCGGTTTTCATGCGGATCCGAAACTCGATGGAACCCGCCAGAGTAATTTCGCTATTGTCAATTTCGCAAAAAAAATAATTCTCATCGGAGGTACCGGTTATACAGGAGAAATCAAAAAGGGAATCTTTTCTGTTCTCAATTTTGTTTTACCTCATGAAAAAAATGTACTCTCCATGCATTGCTCCGCCAATATCGGACCAACCGGCGATACAGCAATTTTCTTTGGTTTGTCCGGTACAGGAAAAACTACTTTGTCTGCAGATCCGAATCGCGGGTTGATTGGTGATGATGAACATGGATGGGCGGAAAATACCGTTTTCAATTTTGAAGGAGGATGTTACGCGAAATGTGTAAACCTTACAAAAGAAAAAGAACCTCAGATTTTCAATGCGATTCGTTTTGGCGCACTCGTTGAAAATATTGAATTCTACGAAGGCACAACAAAAGTGGATTATGAAAATATAAGCAAGACAGAGAACACCCGTGTTGCTTATCCAATTGATCACATTGAAAACGCTGTGGAACCCTCCATTGCCGGCATTCCAAAGAATATTTTCTTCCTTACTTGCGATGCTTTTGGTGTGTTGCCTCCGATTTCAAAACTGGATGCAGGACAAGCGATGTATCACTTTATCTCAGGGTACACCGCTAAAGTTGCCGGAACAGAAGTCGGAATTACAGAACCGACAACTACATTCTCGGCATGTTTTGGAAAAGCTTTCCTCCCACTCCATCCGACAAAATATGCTGAACTTCTTGGTGAAAAATTGAAAAAACACAAAGTAAACGTATGGCTTGTGAATACCGGCTGGTCAGGCGGATCATATGGTGTAGGTTCACGAATGAAATTATCATTCACACGCGCCATGATTAGTGCGGCGCTGAACGGTGAGTTAGACAATGTTCAGTTTGAAACAATGCCGGTTTTCGGTTTGGCTATGCCAAAAACCTGCCCGGGTGTTCCAAACGAAATTCTCAATCCACGTAATACCTGGAACGACAAGAATGAATTCGATGCGAAAGCTCAAACACTTGCCGCTTCTTTCGTGAAAAATTTTGCACAGTATGCGGAGTATGCAAATGAGGAAATCCTCAATGCTGCACCAAAACTTGTGGTGAATGCCTGA
- a CDS encoding DUF423 domain-containing protein: MQKIFLISGALLGGLAVLLGAFGAHALKAKLSPESLQIFETGVRYQFYHALALLLVALLSEKMNSSAMNYSGYFFIAGVILFSGSIYLLATREILGIDSWKSFLGPITPLGGLCFVSGWVLLLLAALKK, translated from the coding sequence ATGCAAAAAATATTTTTAATTTCTGGCGCGCTACTTGGCGGACTTGCTGTACTTCTCGGAGCTTTTGGCGCCCATGCTCTGAAAGCAAAATTAAGCCCGGAATCATTACAAATCTTCGAAACGGGTGTACGCTATCAGTTTTATCATGCATTGGCTCTTTTGTTGGTAGCTCTGCTTTCAGAAAAAATGAATTCTTCTGCAATGAATTATTCCGGTTACTTTTTTATTGCAGGTGTAATTTTATTTTCAGGCTCCATCTATCTACTTGCAACCCGGGAGATACTTGGCATCGACAGTTGGAAATCATTCCTTGGCCCGATTACACCACTCGGAGGACTTTGTTTTGTCAGTGGATGGGTATTGTTGCTCCTTGCGGCCTTAAAAAAATAA